In Physeter macrocephalus isolate SW-GA unplaced genomic scaffold, ASM283717v5 random_1729, whole genome shotgun sequence, the genomic stretch agcaccctaccatccccaccccactgcggtatttcccccttggtgtccatacgtttgttctctacatctgtgtctcaacttctgccctgcaaactggttcatctgtaccatttttctaggttccacaaacatgcgttaatatatgttatttgtttttctctttctgacttacttcactctttatgacagtctgtagatccatccacgtctcaacaactgactcagttttgttcctttttatggctgagtaatattccattgtatatatttaccacatcttctttatccattcNNNNNNNNNNNNNNNNNNNNNNNNNNNNNNNNNNNNNNNNNNNNNNNNNNNNNNNNNNNNNNNNNNNNNNNNNNNNNNNNNNNNNNNNNNNNNNNNNNNNNNNNNNNNNNNNNNNNNNNNNNNNNNNNNNNNNNNNNNNNNNNNNNNNNNNNNNNNNNNNNNNNNNNNNNNNNNNNNNNNNNNNNNNNNNNNNNNNNNNNNNNNNNNNNNNNNNNNNNNNNNNNNNNNNNNNNNNNNNNNNNNNNNNNNNNNNNNNNNNNNNNNNNNNNNNNNNNNNNNNNNNNNNNNNNNNNNNNNNNNNNNNNNNNNNNNNNNNNNNNNNNNNNNNNNNNNNNNNNNNNNNNNNNNNNNNNNNNNNNNNNNNNNNNNNNNNNNNNNNNNNNNNNNNNNNNNNNNNNNNNNNNNNNNNNNNNNNNNNNNNNNNNNNNNNNNNNNNNNNNNNNNNNNNNNNNNNNNNNNNNNNNNNNNNNNNNNNNNNNNNNNNNNNNNNNNNNNNNNNNNNNNNNNNNNNNNNNNNNNNNNNNNNNNNNNNNNNNNNNNNNNNNNNNNNNNNNNNNNNNaggctgtcttttctccattgtatacccttgcctcctttgtcatagattagttgaccataggtgtgtgggtttatctctgggctttctatcctcttccattgatctatatttttgtttttgtgccagtaccatattgtcttgattactgtagctttgtaatatagtctgaagtcagggagtctgattcctccagctctgcttttttcctcaAGATGCTTTGCCTGAAAATCACGAGTTTAGAGAGTAAAGGCGTAGAGTGAGAGCCacttgagagaaaagaagagataaGACCATATAGGCTCTTGGAGGCCATGGTAGAGTTTGGGACAGGGGAAAACTGATTGGATTTGCATTTTGTAAAAATCACTTTGGCTGCTGATGTTAAGATCAAAGTGGAGAAGTCTCATGGAAACCGTGGTAGGACCAGCTGGGATGCCAGTGCAGTTGACTGGGCAAGAGAGGATGAAGCTGGAGCTTAGGCAGGAACAGTGGTAAAGAGGAAGAGAACTGGGCAGGCTGCAGAGAAATTTAGGAGCAAGATCAACAGGACTTGGTGATGAATTGGAGGTGAAAGGGTGACAAAGTAGCTTCAAGGATGATGCCGGTTTCCACAAGTGATTCTTCTCAAAGTTTACATCACCAGCCCAGTCCTTGGCCCTGAGTTCCAGCCAAACAGCCAGCCACAAACTTCAACATCTCCATTAGACATCACCTCAAACTGTACACATCCACAGCTAATTTATCACTCACACTTAGCCCTCTGTTAAATGGGATGAAACCTCCTCCGAGGGATGAATAAGGGAATTGTGGAGGGAGAGCCCAGCAAAGCAGATGAGCCTGCTCTGGATCAGGGCCACCACTCAGGGAAATGAAGCTCTAGAAGGCAGAATTGCCCTGATACCCTTTTTGAGGAGTAAAGTCTTCCAAGATCTGCCTCCTAAATTAAGTGGCTGCTCCACACTCTCTGCTACAGAAAAAAACCAGCCTTGCTCCCATGTTCACCATGGATGGACTAGACAAAAGAGAAGACAACCAATTCAGAGTTTTAGTGGTTGCCAGCAGTAACAGTGTGGCCCAAGAGGTTGGCCCAGCTTCCTCCCTTTATCTTGCAGCAAACCACCTCCGCAGTATGGTGCATAGGCTGTGCAGGGCAGTGGTTGAGATCAAAAATTCTAAAGCCAGACTGCTTCTGTTCAGATACTGACTTTGCCCTTAGTAGCTatgagatcttgggcaagttacttaacctctgttttctcatctgtaaattggggaaaataatagtgcTTTTTAGGGTTgtaaatctgatttaaaaaaaaaaaaaaaaagaagggcccAAAGGAAAAAGAGGCCTATAGGCGAGTTTCTCCCTCAGTAGAGGGTAAAGCTGACACTGGTGTTTTCCTTGGCCCTGCAGGGTTTGGCTTGGCAGGAGGCAATGCCCAGGGTTCAGGCTCCAGACGCAGGCCTGGAGGCACCAGAGTGGTGTTGAAAGAGGGGTGGATTTGGAGCCAGATATCCATGTTCCAGCCTCGAGTACTGTGGGACCCTGGGGAAGCTGCTGCCGCAGACAAGTAGGGCCCAAGGCCTAAAAGGCGAGGAACTGAGGCCGGACCCCGCCCCTGAGGCTAGCTTGCGCAAACGCAAAAGATCCACAAACAGCACCGAAGCCCCGGGGGCGGGGTCGGAGGAGGACGCTGAGACTCGTTCTTGCGCGCCCAATCACAAATGACGTTCCGCCTGTTCCCCGCCCCCTAGGTGGGAGGACCCAATCAACGTCGAGAGCGTAGGCCCACTTATCTTGGGTCCTTGCTACGGCCGAAGGGCGTCTAGGGCTGCTTGTCAGGTCTGGTCTAGACGCGCGGGGGTCTGCAAGCGTGAGGCCGCCTTCCAACCTGGCTTCCCAGGATGTCGGTGGCCTTCGTGCCGGACTGGCTGAGAGGCAAGGCGGAAGTCAATCAGGAGACGATCCAGCGGGTGAGCGCTAATGCGGGCAGAGCGATCTTAGCAGAGATCCCGAAGTGCTACGGGTGCTGGAAGCTTCCTGGAGTGAGCAGCTGAGACTGGTGTGCGTAGGGTGACTTGCCGTCAGATGGGAATGAAGTCAGTAGAGGCGCTGGGGCTGCAAATCCCGGCattggggcgggggcgggggaaggaggCAGTTGTCCCCGCCGTCCTGATGTCGTGCTGCACTGACCCTTTGATCTTTCAGCTCCTGGAGGAGAATGATCAGTTGATCCGCTGTATTGTGGAATATCAGAACAAAGGCCGGGCGAATGAATGCGTCCAGTAAGTCCCCTCCCTATTCCCCTGACTAATGAGTTTGGCGGGGAAGCCAGTGTAGGAATACAGCAGCTGACCTAAACTAGGAGTCTTGAGTGATTGATcgcagatgaggctcagagaggttacctaCCCAAGACCATACGGACAGTGCACTGTGAAGCTTGGAGTCAGACGTGGCTCCCTCTTCAAAACTTGAATTGTGCTCATTACAAAGACTGCTTCACGTGAAGCCATGTCAGCCGATGACAACAGGGATGGGGAGGAAAGCACTCGGAAAACTAGTGTCCGGAGATGATGAGAGCAGTGGCTCCTTTCTGGTCGTGGAACCCCGGCTCATACTTTCTTGTAACACATGCAAAGACCAATAAAAGATTTCCAGGTTAAGACAGAGGTAAATTTGGCACAGTAATTTAATGTGCTCTCTAGCTCTATgccaaaatgagagaaaacagcCTCTTTTCTAAATGTCGTTCCAGGAATTATGCCCCATttattacagaaacaaaaaaatttatttcattgttacCGAAGCCATGCTTTTCCCACCCCCTAAAAAAGTAACCTGCAATCCCTCACTGAACAGCTCAGTGGAATAGTAGAGATATCCATCTTTGGGTAAGTCTTTACATTGGACACTGGCATTTGGTAATTTGCTTTTGTACAGTTTATAGTAAACACTCTTATTTTCTATATGGAAAATAGTTGCAAAACACTCCATTTggtgcagtgattctcaaactatGGGGTAAGAAAGTTATCAAAATCTCCTAATGGACCTTTTCACACTGCACTGTCCACACTTCCTGCCCCCTAGCCTAATTTGTCTTCCTAGGTGGAGAGCTCTAGCCCCTGACTGAGAATCCCTATTATAGTAAGTGTGCATTGATCATGGAAGTGTCTTATCCCTTCTTTAAGtttgttcaagattttttttttttggtgggggggcgctgtgtggcatgcgggatctcagttccccgaccagggatcaaaaccgtgccccctgcatcggaagcatcaagtcctaaccactggaccgccagggaattccctgttcaAGATATTTTATGAGTAATACTGaataccaggcactgtttcagCCACTGGGGAATCAGTACCAAAACAGATACCAGCTCTGCTTTCATGGAACTTACCTTCTAGACTGTAGAATCATATAATTAGGCACATACTAATAAGCACGTCGAATAAGAATAAAGCAGGGTAAGTGGGGGGAAGAGTGCTACTTTATACCAGGTATCTTTGATGTGACATTTCAGTACACGCCTTAGGTGGGGGAGCAGCTATGCAGATACGTGAATCAGAGACAGTATCAGGTGGAAAAGCCCCCAGGCTAGAGCGTGCTGGATATCTTCAAGTCATAGCAAGGAGGCCACTCTGGCCAGAACTCGGTGAGTAAAGGGAAAGTGGtaggagatgagatcagagagggTAACTAGAGGCCCTGATCATGTAGGGCCTTATAGGCCATGAGGGCTTAGCTTTACTCATAATGAGATGGGAGCCTTGGGAGGGTTTTGAACAGAGGTATGACATGGTCTTGACCTAAATTGTACAGTGATCACTCAGGCTGCTATGTGGATAATTAGAGTAAGGGTGCAAAGGTAGAGCAGGGAGACAGGTTAGGAGACTGCTCCAGTAGTCCAAGCAAGAAGTGATAGTGGCTTGGGCTAGAGAGGTAGCTATGGAAGTGAGAAGTGAGAACAGGTAACATTCTGGATATATTTTCCTTCAATATGTTAAATAAGAAGGTTGACAACACTGAGTGATCCAATCAGTGGATGAGCCATTCACTAGGGTGGATAAATTCTTTCCCAGTTTTTTGTTCATGTTCAGTAAAAGCAAACGTCtaatttttacctgttttttacCCATAGGTACCAGCATGTGTTACACAGAAATCTCATTTATTTGGCCACCATCGCAGACGCCAACCCAACCAGTGCTTCAAAAGCAATGGAATAATCTTCCAGTTGGCTGTTGTGAGGAGTAATCAAATGTAATCTATTTCCTAGGAAATGGAGGAAGGATCTTTACCAACTACCTGCTTAGAAGGTGAATGGAACCTCTgtggctcttttaaaaatgtgaaaatgcaaagaaagctACTAAATTAACCGTATTCtcagagagaataaatatttattttaataattaagcgGATTCGCTCAATTAAGTTGACTCCAGGTGTCCTCCTTCCTGAAATAAGTGTGTTTGCACATCAGGGGCATCTTCGAGTCTACCTTTTCAGTTTCAAcctgaagaggaaactgagcagGTATTGGGTGAGACTCCCAACTGAGACCCTGCCAATGGACATGTAACTGTGTGTTCCCTCCCACCAGTTTGTGGTTGTGGACCCCCTGACTGCTCTTTTCAGGTTGCTTTGAAATAAAGCTTGCCTTTCCACAAAAGACTGATATTGAGGTATAGAAATTTTCATGTAGTAAGTCTTCCATTTGGTTTTTGAGAGAAAgtgtaaagacttaaaaatgtatgtaacaACACCATTATCATTGCTAACACAATTAATAGTAATTCTTAATTATTATCTAACATCATCTACTAATAGAAGATGTGATAGGGGAGgaagattatatttttctttctgtccttttaagGTTCTAGGCTAGGCctctataacaaaagacagattaataaaagaaaagcataccaatttatttaatataagttttatatgacatgggagccttcataaggaaatgaagacccaaagaagcagTTAAACCTGAGCGTTTTTATAGTAAGTTTGATGAAAAGTAGAAAGTCATGGAAAAATGTGATAGGACATAAGGGTATGAGCTAAGTGTAGTAAACTGGAGGGAACTTAGTAAGGCCTTTTTGTTCAAAATCTGTGTCCCTCTGGATGTAGGGAGGACACTTCTAATATGAGGGTCTCATGACCTGTTTCATAGGAGAAGGTCTGAGAGTCCTTCCAGCATCTgccatttctcaaattccttcagcttGAAGTATTCAATAggccaaggtgccatattttggaGTAGCATGCCCTGAATTCCACGATGttcaattttcttttgttctcacaAAATGTGTTCTTGTTGATGTGtctgaatcaggatccaaacaagaTTTATACCCTGCATTTTGTTTATGTCCCTTAAGTCTCTAAAAATACTTAacagttcccttttcttttctttgccatttGTTGGAAAAACTAGGTCATTTGCTCTagaatttttcacatttctgttgTATCCCTGTGGTGTCATTATATCCGTCCCACTAATTGCCCACTTTTCCTATAAACTGGTAGAGGCTCATTCAGACTCAGGTTCtaatatttttggcaagaatacatCATAGGAAGTGATAGGTGCTTGCTTTCGCATCACATCAGGAAATAACCTAATTTATTATCAAGTTCCTGATAGCCTTTCACTTAAATTATGATCTACCCAGCTTTGATCTGTTACTTCCTCAGGGATTACATAAtggagattttctattttattgttctttttgcCTCTATTAGCTTTGTTCTATAAAGAACTTTCCCTCTTTGAGACTTATCTGTTAAATGAGGTAAAGAGATTCTTGTGAAcccaaaattaaaacctttggtTGGAGTCAAGGGTTGCAACCCAGGGAGGCTGTAACATGTAAACAGCGAAGAGAGACCTCATTTTGAGTCCCAGATCTAACACAACCTCTGAAAgctctgtttcctcagctctaaaatggggatgatgaaaGTAGTATCCGCTTCCTGACGTTGTGAGATGGAGATAATGCAGTTGAGAGCTGGGCACATGGTAGACATCCAAGTGTGTTAGCTTTGTGTGTTAGCTGAAGGCTCTGGCCCTTTCTAGGCCTTCTCAAGTCTGGAAGGGAGCCTGCTCCCCCGCCCATTCTGCCATCTGTAGGGTTCTAACCCATCACTGGTCTCCTCCCTCCTCTACTATTCATGTGGTTTGTGCCCATACTCCATGCCAAGTAGGCTGCTCATGGGCCTAATCTGATCAGCAGATATGATGGGTGCTGTGCAATGTATTTAGTTTTGAATTAGctgctaatatttaaaaaacaagaggaTCTCCTATGAAAGCCTGGCTTTCTAGCAATGCTGGGTTACAGGTCCATGTAGCAACCATCAACTGGAGTGGGATGGCAGCTGCCCCCCTTTATTAGACAGCTTGAACACTTAAAAATCTATTAAGAGGGTGGATCTCAGGACCTGGCCGTCTAGTGATGCACGTCCACTGCacggggtgtgggttcgatccctggttggggaactaatatcccacatgctgcatgacATGGccgaaaaattttttaaaaagagggtggatctcatgttgtgttcttaccacaataaagtaaaacaaaaacaaacaaacaaaaaaagtagagAGTGGTTACCAGATCCTGGGTAGAGgggagaaaaatttttatttatttatttttggctgctttgggtctttgttgctgcgcgcgggctttgtctagttgcggcgagcaggggctactcttctttgcagtgtgccagcttctcactgcggtgccttctcttgttgcggagcacagactctaggtgctcAAGCTCCAGTaactgtggcacacgggcttcattagttgtggcatgcaggctcagtagttgtggcttgcaggctctagagcacaggctcagtaggtgtggtgcacgggcttagttgctccacggcatgtgggatcttcccggaccagggatcgaacctgtgtcccctgcattgacaggtggattcttaaccagcacgccaccagggaagtccccaaagttttagttttacaagatgaaaattGTCTTAtggatagatggtggtgatggttgcacaacaatgtgaatgtagttaACAGCCTCTGAACTGTAagcttaaaaacagttaaaaggtaattttatgtaaagtatattttacaattttaagaaaataatggaaaacaacAACTACAACCCAACAGTGTGGCCCCAGCCTAAAGATACATCAGTGTAAcaaatagagtccagaaatagaatcG encodes the following:
- the SS18L2 gene encoding SS18-like protein 2 — translated: MSVAFVPDWLRGKAEVNQETIQRLLEENDQLIRCIVEYQNKGRANECVQYQHVLHRNLIYLATIADANPTSASKAME